The following coding sequences lie in one Streptomyces xiamenensis genomic window:
- a CDS encoding SsgA family sporulation/cell division regulator: MNTTVSCELHLRLVVSSESSLPVPAGLRYDTADPYAVHATFHTGAEETVEWVFARDLLAEGLHRPTGTGDVRVWPSRSHGQGVVCIALSSPEGEALLEAPARALESFLKRTDAAVPPGTEHRHFDLDTELSHILAES; encoded by the coding sequence ATGAACACCACGGTCAGCTGCGAGCTGCACCTGCGCCTCGTTGTATCGAGCGAGTCCTCACTGCCTGTACCCGCGGGGCTGCGGTATGACACGGCGGACCCCTACGCCGTACACGCCACATTTCACACCGGAGCCGAAGAAACCGTCGAGTGGGTTTTCGCCCGCGATCTCCTGGCCGAGGGGCTGCACCGGCCCACCGGGACGGGAGACGTCAGGGTGTGGCCCTCCCGCAGTCATGGCCAGGGGGTCGTGTGCATCGCACTCAGCTCCCCGGAGGGCGAAGCACTGCTTGAGGCCCCCGCCCGGGCCCTGGAATCCTTCCTCAAGCGCACCGACGCCGCCGTCCCGCCGGGCACGGAGCACCGCCACTTCGACCTCGACACCGAGCTCTCGCACATTCTCGCGGAGAGCTAG
- a CDS encoding CGNR zinc finger domain-containing protein, which yields MLINHDTRCALTHTVDLLNTALGDGSPDALSTVEQLRSYVESHDLSGVQVGALSEADLAGVRRVRELFAAVFAAGTDREAAELINAMVAKAGTTPQLTDHDGHDWHVHYFAPGASVADHLSADCGMALSFFLVAGERERLRRCDAPDCRRAFVDLSRNRSRRYCDSRTCGNRLHVAAYRARQRRSAAHSGS from the coding sequence TTGCTGATCAACCACGACACCCGGTGTGCGCTCACCCATACCGTGGATCTGCTGAACACCGCCCTCGGCGACGGCTCGCCGGACGCGCTGAGCACCGTGGAGCAGCTGCGCTCCTACGTCGAGTCCCACGATCTGAGCGGCGTCCAGGTGGGAGCCCTGAGCGAGGCGGACCTGGCGGGGGTGCGCCGGGTGCGCGAGCTGTTCGCGGCGGTGTTCGCGGCGGGAACGGACCGGGAGGCCGCCGAGCTGATCAACGCGATGGTCGCGAAGGCCGGCACCACCCCCCAGCTGACCGACCACGACGGCCACGACTGGCACGTGCACTACTTCGCGCCGGGCGCCTCGGTCGCCGATCATCTCTCCGCGGACTGCGGGATGGCGCTGAGTTTCTTCCTGGTCGCCGGGGAACGGGAGCGGCTGCGGCGCTGTGACGCGCCGGATTGCCGCCGGGCCTTCGTGGACCTGTCCCGCAACCGTTCACGCCGTTACTGCGACAGCAGGACCTGCGGGAACCGGCTGCACGTGGCCGCCTACCGGGCCCGGCAGCGGCGCTCGGCGGCGCACAGCGGCAGCTGA